The Streptomyces sp. NBC_00286 nucleotide sequence CCGCTGTGACGTGGTGGAGGCGTGGACGGCCCTGGTTGTCGCTGTCCTGCTGTGCGTCGGCGCCCCGCTGGCCGGACTCGTCACGGGCTGGCAGGCGTACGACGCGGCGCGGGACGCGGCCGCGGAGCAACGGGCCGAACGCCATCGGGTGCGCGCGGAGGTCACCGAGCGGGCGCCCGCCGCGATACCCAGCGCCACAGGCGGCAAGCAGCCCAGCTACTGGGTCGCCGTGCGCTGGACCGAGTCCGGCGCACGAGTGCGCACGGGCGAGGCCCGGGTCCCGGCCGGCACCCGCCCCGGCGACCACGCCCATGTATGGCTGGACGAGGCGGGCCGGGTGGTCGCCGCCCCGGCGGACAGCACGGCGATCTGGCAGCAGGCGCTCGCGGTGGGTGGCTGCAGCGCCGGCGGCGCCGCGGCCGTCGTTCTGGCCGGACACTTCGTCGTGAGCCGCGTCGCCCTGCGCCATCGCATGGCCGAGTGGGAACGCGAGTGGGCCCGTACGGGACCGGAGTGGGGTCGACGCTGGGCATGACCGGGGCGCGGCCGGTGCGCGGAAAAGGGTCTGGTGGCGCGCTGACGGCCACCGTACGGTGTGATCATCCGCACCCTGTCCCGTGATCCCGTAAAGGCGGTCATCCATGGCCTTGTTCGACCTGCCCCTCGACCAGCTCCGGAACTACCGCAGCGCGTCCGTCGAGCCCGAGGACTTCGACGCCTTCTGGGCCAAGACGCTTCAGGAGGCGCGCGAGTACGACCTGGACGCCTCCTTCGAGCCGGTCGAGACGCAGCTCAAGACCGTGAAGGTGTACGACGTCACGTTCGCCGGCTTCGGCGGTCACCCGGTGAAGGGCTGGCTGACGCTGCCGGCCTCGGCGGACACACCGCGGCCTGCGGTCGTCCAGTTCGTCGGGTACGGCGGTGGGCGCGGACTTCCGCATACGCATCTGCTGTGGGCCTCGGCGGGCTTCGCGCACTTCGTGATGGACACCCGGGGGCAGGGCAGTGCGTGGGGAGGCGGTGACACACCGGACCCGGTGGGCAGCGCACCCGCGTTTCCCGGCTTCATGACCCGGGGGATCGAGGATCCCGAAAGCTACTACTACCGGCGGGTGTTCACCGATGCGGTACGGGCCGTGGAGGCGGCCCGCTCGCATCCCCTGATCGACGCCTCGCGCACCGCGGCGGTCGGTTCCAGCCAGGGCGGCGGCATCACGATCGCGGTCGCCGGTCTCGTACCGGATCTGGCGGCGATCGCCCCGGACGTGCCGTTCCTGTGCGACTTCCCGCGTGCGACGACGCTGACGGACCGCGATCCGTACCGGGAGATAGGCAAGTACCTCAAGACGCACCGCGGTCGCACCGAGCAGGTGCGGCGCACGCTGGCCTACTTCGACGGCGTGCACTTCGCGGCGCGGGGCCGGGCGCCCGCCCTGTTCTCCGCGGCCCTGGAGGACCAGACCTGCCCGCCGTCGACGGTGTTCGCCGCATTCAACGCCTGGCCCCACGAGGAGAAGACGATCGAGGTGTACGACTTCAACGACCATGAGGGCGGCGGCCCGTACCAGGAGGCGGCCCAGTTGGCGTGGCTGCCAAAGCGCCTGTAGAGGGAGCGGTTGCCGGCATCGCGGTCGCGGAGTTGCGGGTCCTCGCCCTTGGGAGGGCGAGGACTCGTCGTTTCCCGGCGCTCGGGCTCAGGCCATGGCGTTCTTCAGGTCGCGGTATGCCTGGTTGTCGGGCGAAATTGTTCCTTCCGTCGCTCCAGACCACCTTCAGCTCGCCCCACGTACGGCCGCCGTCCTTGGAGCGGCGCATCACGAGGTTGATGTTGCCGTTGTCGTCCGCGTCGCCGAGCCGGTCCTCGGCGAAGGCGAGCAGGTCACCGGACCTGGGCGCCTGCACGATGGCGGGAATGCGGTACGTGTGACTCCCTCCGGGAGTCCAGGGTGCGGCGGCTGGTACGAGGCTGGCTGGGCATGTACGTCTCTCCTCCACGTCGGGACACGTCGCCGGCGAGGCCGGTGACTCGACTCTCGAGACAACGGGAGTTGTCCGTAAGCCCAGTTCAGGGGAATGGACAATGGAGCTACGTCGTGGACGCCGCCGTTCCGGTTCTTGCGCTCGGGCCGGTTCAGGCCAGCGCAGAGCTGAACACGTAGCCGAGTGAGTTGGTCGCCCAGTGGAGTCCCGTGGGGGCGAGCAGGCTGCCCGTGCGGTGTCGCAGGTAGCAGAACAGGCAGCCTGCCGCTGCGGTGAGGAGGACCGCGCCGAAGGTGGCCAGGACGGTGCCGAGGGCCGTATGCCCGAAGAGTGAGCCCACCGCCTGGTTGGAGTCGGTGAGATGGCGCGATGGCAGGATGTGCCAGAGGCCGAAGAGTACGGAGGAGAACAAGGTGGCCGCGACCGGGCCGCGGGCGCGCAGCACCAGTCCGTAGAGCACTCCGCGGAAGGCGACCTCTTCCAGCAGCACCGTGCCGATCGGCACCTTGATCAGCACCCGGCCGACGACCTCCGCGCCGCTCAGTCCGCTCGCCCTCTCGTCCTCGAACAGCTCGCGGGTGACGGGCATGGCCGCCGCGCACAGGTACACCGCCGCGACGATCCCGACCAGCGCGAGCGCCCAGCCGAGACCGCGGCGCAGCGTGTCCCGGGACAGTCCGAGGTCGGCCCACCCGCCACCGGCCCGGAAAGTGATCGCGATCAGCGCGGCCGAGGCGATCGCGGAGCTGAGCACGATCCAGGACGGCGCCCACCGGTTGTTGAGCAGGTTCGTGAGCACCAGCAGCGTGACGGCGGCCACCAGCGCTGTCCCAGTGGACATCGGGCCGCTCTGCCTGCGCTGCGAAAGCTCTGTCACCTCACTCGCCCTCGTTGTGGAGCACTGATCCTCAAGGCGTCGGCTACCCCTGGCGGGTCGCCACCACCATCCGGCAGCGCGGACTGCCGTCGTCCCTGCGGCCGAACTCGGGGAGTGTCTCCAGGTCCACGACGAAGCCGGCGCGGATCAGTTCGCGGCGTACGTCGCTGAGGCGGAAGGCGCGGTAGTACATGACGAACGGGGGTCGCCACACCGCGTTGCGTACGCGCATCGCTGTATCGAAGGCGAGGAGCGCCCAGTAGCCGGGAGAGCCGGGGCGGGCCGGAGCCACGACGGGGAAGGCGAACCGTCCGCCGGGCCGCAGCACCGAGTGCACCTGGCCGAACAGCCCCGGCAGTTCGCGCGGCAGGAAGTGGCCGAACGCCCCGAAGCTCACCACCAGGTCGAAGGCCGGCCCGAACGGCAAGGCGCGCACGTCGCCGCGTACCCACGCCACCGGCGGCCCGGCGGGACGCGTCTGTTCGCGGGCCACGGCGAGCATGCCCGCGCTGATGTCGACGCCGGTGATCCGCTCCCGGCATACGGTGCGCAGCACGTCGATGCCCGCGCCGGTGCCGCAGCACAGATCGAGCCCGCTGTCGAAGGGTCCGATCCGCTCCAGCGCCCGGGCGACGGAGCGCAGGATCGGGTCCGGCGTACGGAACGGGGTGTGGTCGAACTTCGGCGCGAGCAGGTCGTAGCCGTGCTCGACGGACGACAGCGCCTGAACGGCGAGCTCGCGGAACGTGGGGCCCTCCGGGGTGAACATCGCGGCCAGCTTAGCCAGGCATGAGCGCGCTGTGGTGCACACGGGGCGAAGGCCTCTTGTGCACCACAGCGTCCTCGGCTGAAGCCCTCAGCTCCCCAGGCGGAGGCCCGCGAGCCAGATGTCTGGCTCGCCCGGCCCCCTGCCTCCGGGTGCACCGGGTGCCAGAGGGCGGTGGCACAGGCGCGGAAGGAAATAAACCCGGCCCTAGGCGGGGAAGTCCGCGGGCATCGCCCGCCAGGAGATCCCGCCCGCGACCAGGTAGCGGATCGCGTCCAGCATCTGGCGGTGGCAATAGCCTTGCGGCTGCCCGCCTCTGCCGTGGAGCCAGGACGGCACCGGCAGCAGACCAGGAACCCTGTTCGACCCGCACGTTCCATGATCCGTTGAGCGGCTTCTCAGTAAAGGCGACGTTGGCCAGGACACCTCGTCGCAGGATCGACCAGTCCCCTCCAGCGGTACGTCAGTCCTG carries:
- a CDS encoding transposase, which produces MSWPTSPLLRSRSTDHGTCGSNRVPGLLPVPSWLHGRGGQPQGYCHRQMLDAIRYLVAGGISWRAMPADFPA
- a CDS encoding acetylxylan esterase; amino-acid sequence: MALFDLPLDQLRNYRSASVEPEDFDAFWAKTLQEAREYDLDASFEPVETQLKTVKVYDVTFAGFGGHPVKGWLTLPASADTPRPAVVQFVGYGGGRGLPHTHLLWASAGFAHFVMDTRGQGSAWGGGDTPDPVGSAPAFPGFMTRGIEDPESYYYRRVFTDAVRAVEAARSHPLIDASRTAAVGSSQGGGITIAVAGLVPDLAAIAPDVPFLCDFPRATTLTDRDPYREIGKYLKTHRGRTEQVRRTLAYFDGVHFAARGRAPALFSAALEDQTCPPSTVFAAFNAWPHEEKTIEVYDFNDHEGGGPYQEAAQLAWLPKRL
- a CDS encoding class I SAM-dependent methyltransferase, with the translated sequence MFTPEGPTFRELAVQALSSVEHGYDLLAPKFDHTPFRTPDPILRSVARALERIGPFDSGLDLCCGTGAGIDVLRTVCRERITGVDISAGMLAVAREQTRPAGPPVAWVRGDVRALPFGPAFDLVVSFGAFGHFLPRELPGLFGQVHSVLRPGGRFAFPVVAPARPGSPGYWALLAFDTAMRVRNAVWRPPFVMYYRAFRLSDVRRELIRAGFVVDLETLPEFGRRDDGSPRCRMVVATRQG
- a CDS encoding Rv1733c family protein; translation: MGTRVRGWRWRPNPLRRRCDVVEAWTALVVAVLLCVGAPLAGLVTGWQAYDAARDAAAEQRAERHRVRAEVTERAPAAIPSATGGKQPSYWVAVRWTESGARVRTGEARVPAGTRPGDHAHVWLDEAGRVVAAPADSTAIWQQALAVGGCSAGGAAAVVLAGHFVVSRVALRHRMAEWEREWARTGPEWGRRWA
- a CDS encoding CPBP family intramembrane glutamic endopeptidase produces the protein MSTGTALVAAVTLLVLTNLLNNRWAPSWIVLSSAIASAALIAITFRAGGGWADLGLSRDTLRRGLGWALALVGIVAAVYLCAAAMPVTRELFEDERASGLSGAEVVGRVLIKVPIGTVLLEEVAFRGVLYGLVLRARGPVAATLFSSVLFGLWHILPSRHLTDSNQAVGSLFGHTALGTVLATFGAVLLTAAAGCLFCYLRHRTGSLLAPTGLHWATNSLGYVFSSALA